The proteins below are encoded in one region of Salmo salar chromosome ssa02, Ssal_v3.1, whole genome shotgun sequence:
- the LOC106586538 gene encoding keratin, type I cytoskeletal 17-like, whose amino-acid sequence MSSPTHKKDLSGFYATVTDIRNKIHARSVENSQLILRVDNARYVADDFKMKFETEVNMRMKMEVDVARLRGVLDSFTLARGDLEMQIEGLKEKLVYLRKNHEEEMQLMRTQQCGAVNVKMDCASSVDMSKVLEEMRTQYEGVVTKNQRDAAKWFESKVDVLQSQIPTSTIEVKTSQVTDLKRTFHSLLTQKGYLEESAANINGRHGSQLSLLQVHINSMEEELQQLNVSIQQQASEYQILLDIKMRLEMEIAEYRRLLDGEGLSKHVETRQEVRKVIMDEKDQEVQVQKVVEGEHARE is encoded by the exons ATGAGCTCACCGACTCACAAGAAGGACCTCAGTGGGTTTTATGCCACCGTCACAGACATCCGCAACAAG ATCCATGCCAGGTCTGTGGAGAACTCTCAGTTGATCCTGCGGGTGGATAATGCCAGATATGTAGCTGATGACTTCAAGATGAA GTTCGAGACGGAAGTTAACATGAGGATGAAGATGGAAGTTGATGTGGCTCGTCTGAGAGGAGTCCTGGACAGCTTTACGCTCGCCAGAGGAGACCTGGAGATGCAGATTGAGGGGCTGAAGGAGAAGCTGGTCTACCTCAGGAAGAACCATGAGGAG GAGATGCAGTTGATGCGGACGCAGCAGTGTGGTGCTGTGAATGTGAAGATGGACTGTGCTTCCTCAGTGGACATGAGCaaggtgctggaggagatgaggaCCCAGTATGAGGGCGTGGTGACAAAGAACCAGAGAGATGCTGCCAAGTGGTTCGAGAGCAAG gtggatGTGCTTCAGAGCCAGATCCCCACCAGCACCATAGAGGTGAAGACGTCTCAGGTGACTGACCTGAAGAGGACCTTCCATAGCCTACTCACTCAG AAGGGGTACTTGGAGGAGAGCGCCGCTAATATAAACGGCCGCCACGGCTCCCAGCTGAGCCTGCTGCAGGTTCATATCAACAGCATGGAGGAGGAGCTGCAGCAGCTCAACGTCAGCATCCAGCAGCAGGCCTCTGAGTACCAGATCCTCCTGGACATCAAGATGAGGCTGGAGATGGAGATCGCTGAGTACAGGAGGCTGCTGGATGGAGAGGGACTCAG TAAGCATGTGGAGACCAGACAGGAGGTCAGGAAAGTGATCATGGACGAGAAGGACCAGGAAGTACAAGTCCAGAAAGTGGTGGAAGGTGAGCACGCAAGAGAATAA